The following nucleotide sequence is from Cucumis melo cultivar AY chromosome 1, USDA_Cmelo_AY_1.0, whole genome shotgun sequence.
GAGTGAGTTTTTCTTTGCACAAACTTTGAACTCAAAATTTTTACGTGGAACTACGCAACTTAATATTCCTTCCCATGTGTAGGTAGCACTGCGTTACATGTTTCCGAAAACACTCCTCTCAATGCCACCTATATTTCGGTTACAAGATATGGTCTAGGACTTGTGCCCGCAGTTTGTGCATTTCTTGGAGTAGCAGTTACAATCAGCATGAACCTTGGTGCCCCTTACGCCAAGTACTTGACAGAATCTCTACTGGAATAACGGTAGAAACGTTGGCCCCCAAGCGGAAAATCTGTATATAGACCTATTCCAATTCACTATTGCCGACATTGATTTCACAtccaaagaaaaacaaaatagtatCTCTGCAAAGGAACTACGTACATGACAGAAGATCAAGTTGACAAAACTAATCGATGAAATTCATCGTCAAAGCGATTTCTATACTGATATATAGCACAGGTATCAAACTATCATTTGCTCAAAGAATTACTCATCCAGTTAGTTTCAGTTGCTCGCTGAAAATGGATGGATTATTATCTGCTCGTCCCCAAGGAATTCTAAGATTAGCTTTGATTCTTGTTACTGACTGCTTGGTTTACTTTTTGCTGCCTCTAGTTGTAGAATGTTCATTTCAAGGCAACAATTTCATAAACTATTCTTAAGCCAATCTCGGTTGGTTTGTATACTAGAACACCCATGTGGGATTTCGATCTtctctatatattttttaatttgctttgttcctttttctacgtaCTTTACATTGGTAATATTGATTTGATGATCTAATGGGAAAAACTTTGGTAAAGTCCGTGTCTTGTCTAATCTACAAGTGGGGTCTGTGAGAATGGAATTTGGTTGTCTTATAATAGCCAAGGAGAAAGGTTTCAGTAGTTGAAATTCACTTCAAAAGATTTGTTGATGCAGTTTTCAGCCAACTCACTGATCTCTTTCAGATTGACATCTACCTTATTATTCAATCAGGTTGTTTAGTCATTGTCAGCTTTATTCGAAAGATATTCCCATATAGACCTTATCATGTCACTATGTCAGCAAATAAATGCATCAGTATTCTCTCTGTCTCTAATGGGTTTTGTTTCCTGTCTGACTGTATCATTTTAAAGCACAATAAACACAactctctcttttttccttttttctggGAGGGATTAATATTAGAGGCTTCTTCCCTACCTTGTTTGGAAGTGTAGTTCATCAACTTGAAATTTTTGTGTTGAAGCTTcgaaattcatttttttttttttttttgtcgtttAACTAGTGAATGATTTTGAATACAGCTCGTCGAAGATATCTTTAATAACTAGTTGAATTATTTGAACCATGTTTAGTTGCAAACTTCTAATCTTTTATTTGAACTTATCCTCAGTACAtacaagtttttattttttcttgataGGATGTTTTAGGTTTTAACCCAATTGTTAATGAGTTGGGCTTTTAAACTATGCAAGGCTGATTAACTATTTTGGATTTATGATGCTTCCAAACAACCTTAGAAAAAAGGCCACTGTGTcttcacaatcaaaatattatttaattaatgtaCAATCACTATTggatattgttttttttaatagaaaaagaaaagaaaataaaattaattatcatTATGTATAGGGAAAAATATCGAAAGTTGATTATTAAAAAGAGGGTGATAGGGCAAAtgctaaatatatatattttcaacaCATCAATAGATAGAtctataattgttttaatgatTGGCCATCTCTAAAGAccatattgatatgtatataaTAATGATCGGAAAATGCAATACAGTTTCAAATATTTATACAACATAGATATACATAGATACACACGTATATATACCCTTTCATATACAATCTCTCATAAGAAATTTAATCCTCTTTTTCTCTGAAGTATTGAAATTAAAACAACAAAGAAAACTAATACTCCATTTTCACCAACCTCTGCAAAATGATGAAGTTTTCAATGGATAAAGTGAATTAGAGAAAAGACTTCTTTCTAGTTGGCTTCTTCATCAGCTGGTGTTGATGATCACCACCACCTTTGATCAAATTTCTCAAAAATTTTCCAACTACTTTTTTCAGCTTCACTCCTTGTAATCCATCTTGATGTTGTTTCTTCACAATTTGAAGATTGTTGATCTCTTCTTTACTAAAGTGTTGGCCAAGCGAGTTCCTTTCTCGGTTGCCCTCGTCCAACCTCGTTTCTGCCTTCCCTTCACCACTGATGAGTTGTTTTAAGCTTTTATGGTCGTTGTTGCTCTCGGATCTATCTCCTTTATCAATGATACTAAGACCGTCATCTTTCGATGTGAAATTTTGAAGCTCATCTTGGATTTTGGCTGGCTTTCTAGTTCTCTTTGACATGGAGATATCATAATGTTGTTTATGAGATATGCTCTCACTGCCCATTTGTTTCACAAAATGGAAAGGCTATTATTGGGCATGTGTTACAtgctcttttatatatatatcttatgaAAGGGATCGAGGGAGAATAATTATGAAGATTGCTTAGCAAACAATGAAGGTGGTAGCTTTAGAGGCATTTCAAAAAGGTGGAAAGTCTTTTTTTATTTAGATTggtttattttttccttttcaggTGAGAGAAAAATGGTCACAAATCAGCTGCATAAGAGAAAAAGGCTTGTGGGTTGGTGTTGTTTTTTAAGTATTACCAAACTTCTCTTTTCATTCAAATGAATGAGTAATGATGTTGCCCTTTATTTGCTTGGTCCAATTATGGTGTGTGCTTCaattccttcttcaatttggtTTTCTTAGGCTCTATTTTGCTAATTATTTGGTACTTCaattccttcttcaatttggtGTAAAAGGCCATTTTTAAGAGTCTTTGGGTTTGTGCATTATTATGTAGAACTAATAACTGAACAATGGAAGAATCCAACCCATGTAGCGAATGCATATATCTAGTAAGTTATTTAGCTTTATAAGTGACTCAAATACTTGTTTTAAAGTTATTTTGGTTGATTGCGATCAAACAATGGATTGAATAAAGTATATAATTCTATGGTGTAGAAGAAAATTAGATGTGGgtctaaaaataaaagaattaaacTCTCGTAGGAGTTCGTACATATTCTACTTTACTTTCTATGTAATACGTAAGACGAACGTGGACTTCTCATCTAAGAAGtatgaagaaaaagaatttcaaaggTTGTAGAATATGTTTACGaatgttttttttatagatGGACCAAAATGGAAGGTCCAAATTGAAATCTAACCTAGATTTTGAAtgcaaaagttttttttttttttttttgacattcTACCTGCTTTGTTTCCATAATGAGCAACAAATCATGCACTCCTACTCCCTGCTCTCCTTCTTAGTCTTTGATCATCACTTCAAGTCTCTTGGTAGATGCCTTCCTCTCCCAAAGGTTTCTTCTTCCTCCTGTCTCTTTGAATTGGGTGTCTAGGGACCCTTTCTCTTTCTCCTGCTCCCTCAATCACTCTCATTCCTTAACCATTCttacttctctctctctctctctcgtctCGATACACCGCATGCACATGAATAAACTCAATAATGATGGCTATAGAGTTGTAAAATTGGACAACCAAGGGAATGCCAATTTGATGACCCAACTCCAACTCCAACatcgttgaagaccatgttcaaGTCTTTTTGGGTAGCCAACCCAAATTTTTAGGTTTGGTCCAAAAAACTTCCTTAGTCCAACCCAGATCAACCTATGTGTAAACCTCTAACAATCACACTTAGTTCACTTAGTTTGTTCAGTAATTTCATGTGACGATGATACAAatagaagataaaaaaaaaactaaaaactttTAGGTGGATCATTTTCATTTAAGCTTCCCATTTTGAActatttgttaaaaagaaaaaacaagagcATTCTTATAACAATTACATCGAAAGTATATGAGATTTACAAAATTTAGATTCACATAAACTTCATGCACTAATAAGGGCATATTAGTGATAAATCATATCATTAGTAGGAGTCTATTAGCGATAAGTTGTGAACTACTTAAGTATTTTATGGCAAACATCCATGTTTGTGTAACCTATAataatcaaaaaagaaaaagaaaatacattgGAATACACGTAGTAAATTGTGGTTGAACAATAAaataaagggaaaaagaaaagtaaaaaaacaaaaatacacAAAAAGTATTCAtagtatataattatatatataaattgatgGTTTTGTAGTTTGGTAAGTGACAAGACATTCCAATGAGAGTAGACTACAAGTAATGTTGAAATAATGGGATGTACTAAGAACAAAGAAGGTCGGTGTGTGATTTATCATTTATGTATACTTCCTGATTGCTATTAATTAACTTATGTATACCAACTTTCTAACAATATGGTGTTTCTTCCCTCTCTCTTCCCACTTTTTCTGCTTGAGTTACTTTCGTCTCTTCATTTTATTGAGGAGCCAATAATGGAGGAgtagaattcaaaaagaaaagaagatcgAGAATAACGTTTATTACATTAATAAACcacaaaagaaggaaaagaaaacataaacaaaaaggTAGCGAATTGCAAGAATCGATAATAAGAATTGTGTATCATCATATATGCATACAATCGAGTCGATTTTGAAATATCATATCATGATGATATAAACAAAATGTTATAAAATGCTTAGTTTAAAAAAGTAGGTTATATTACACATGAACATAAcatataacaaaaagaaaaaaaagg
It contains:
- the LOC103499874 gene encoding uncharacterized protein LOC103499874, whose protein sequence is MGSESISHKQHYDISMSKRTRKPAKIQDELQNFTSKDDGLSIIDKGDRSESNNDHKSLKQLISGEGKAETRLDEGNRERNSLGQHFSKEEINNLQIVKKQHQDGLQGVKLKKVVGKFLRNLIKGGGDHQHQLMKKPTRKKSFL